The segment CACTCGCGCTCGAAGCTctttttgggggagggggggtaGAGGAAAGTTaaggtggtgtggtgtggtgtggttgTGAGCGTGAGCgtgaatagatggatggatggatggatggatggagagtgGATTGATTAATCGATATGTTGGATTtaggtttggatttggatttggatttggatttgggtggGAGGTAATGGATGGGTGAATTACAATTACCTGATGTATGAGGTGTGCATATTTGTGTGTGTGGTAGGGATAtgtatatggatatggatatgaatatatagtTAGATAGAAAGTGacttggagaagaaatatcacttgtttttaaatttgaaatggaagaatcccgtatttgaattattatatcccctatgattttgttcttgaaGGGTTTCGATCTTTGAGCaggcaggtaggtagtaAGGATATGTTTGGTGGATCAAGTGGGTAGGTATGCAGGTATGAGTATGGTATGAAAAGATGATATCACGATATTCCAAATGCATTCGCGCAGGTTTTGTAAGTTATGGTCTTTTTCGTTATTCTCAGATCTCGCTAACCCAAGAGATGAGATCATGAGTTTACAAACATATTACTCGCTTGAATATTCCATCTAGAGGACTATATAACCATAGCCTGTACTCCCTTCGCCGTCGCATCCtcctcattttcaatttcctcctCGCTCTCCTCATCCAAGTCCTCCAATGGATATGTCAGTATCGCTGCAATACCACCTAATCCCTCTAACCTCTTCCCACTTTCATGATCACTACTCAAGACCCTCGCTTCTCCTCCATCGTTTTTAACCTTGTCTACCACTTTGACCCATCTCTTTCTAACTCCTATTTCCTGACTTCGAAATAATTCATTACTTATTAATAGAACACCCCCTCCTGCTCCTACCGCACCCTGCTCAACTGCTTTCTCCACTTCAGCCGGTCCATACCATGCTCTACCGTCATCTTTCCGAAGCATCGTCATGAATTCATCCATAAATCGGGTTTCGCGGGCGTATTTCGTATTGCTGAGTTTAGCTAGTACTTCGGGACTCGTGAGGATTTCGTTGAGACTATGAAGATGACCGGAACTGCTGTGCACCACGACGAAATTATTCTTGTTGGCTAGTACAGCTTTCTTTCCGGTCCTGCTTGCTTCCTCCAGTATGTATTTCTGGAATCCCTGTGCGACAAATCCAGGACTTGCGAGTAATAATGGGCGTTGATGAGTAATATCTACATATCTCAGGAGAGTTTCGAGTACTGTCTGGTAAAAGCGCTTCATTCcattatcaaaatctccGGCCATCCCAGCTCTCTTTTTCGGTATCCTGGTCTCGATTCTCTGTTTTAAAATGGTTTGATGTTCGGTGATTAAACATATATTGGCCATTCCCTCTTGCATCACGACCGCAGGTACTACGCCCTCTTTGTCCTCTCGTATGGCTTCTTTCACAACATCTAGAGCGACGGAGTCCCAACCATCTATTTTTGCGATTGTAAATTTGCGATTGAGTTCCAGATCGAGAGTATGGTATGCGCCGACCTTGACGTATAAGTTTTCCTCGCTTATGCGGCCTTTTACGTGTAATTGACCGGCTTGCGGATCGAAATCTAGAGATACTACGCTGATGGATAGGGTACAGTGTGTGCGGGTTGTGGTTACGCTTCCGGTGGCGGTCTCTCTGCTAATCTTGCGGAGGGCGCTGGCGCGTAGGATGTCGGTGGGAGTTATGAGGTTATAGGCATGCCACTAAAATAGATTAGAATTAACGAgtaaaggaagagaaatgggGAGTGAGCAGACCATATCTTCTGGTTCTTCCGGCATAAGAGTGATGGTTCCGGAGCCATCACGCTCGATGTGTTGTTCCAGGAGGCGCATAACGTTTGGATTTTGCAGAAGCGGTTTATTTCTAGAGAATTCAGTGGTATaaaatattgtatatttaaaatactaCACGTAGGACTTTCCAAGAGTATCGTGGTATCTTTGAAGTAAATTGTTTGGGTAGATTGTGTGGCTTGAAATTTGGAGGAGATTGTGTCACAATGTTGGAAGGAATTCAATTTATAGAATTTGgagaaaaaaatataatgatgATTTCACTGTAGGCTAAGTGATGGCGGGGTATCTAGTGTGCAGCCGGTGTCGTACTAAATTTCAGTCTATGATTTTCCAAGGCTGTCCCATTCCGTACATTTCATGTGTGAAATATATATGCGACGGTGTGTGAAGGTATGTGAAGGCatatgaagatatatcaAGGTGGTAGACATTCACGGATTGATAATTCTTTGGATATGACTGGAGAATCTTTGGATGTCAATATGACATGGCATGACGTAAACAATACCATCAAGCGCAGGTTATCTTATCTGATTGGTCACGTGTCTGTCTGCATCTGTCCACTGCATCTGTCCACGGCAGCTTGAAAGACTCAGCAACTCATCTACACGCAGTCACTTGTTATTATATAGTAACTTGCCTCGCAGCTGACCTTGCAACTTACTGGCAAAAGTGTCTGAAAAGATgcaaagttgaagaaaacaTCATCACGTGCAATCAacattctctctctctccaacacACATCTCATCACACCTACCGTTCGAGAGCGAAACAGGCGAAGaagcctccacggcagtggccaAGCGGAGCGTCATATATCGAATCCATTTACACTGCATTTGCCTAGGCAGGATGCGAAATaccatatatacatatctatgAGTAATCATATAAAACTATTTGGGACCTTTTATCCACATTGTCCATAAATCTCTGTAAAAATATTGGTTCCTATTCAATCACGCCCTGCTCTGCAATATAAATCTGTCACGTGTCTATCATTTTCCATCGTCGGACTCGGAGttaaaatataatcaagCAAAGATCTTTGAAATCAAGGAGCAATAAGCTTTACCACGGAAACACATCAGCTATATAAATCTGGTATATAGGTAGGCCTGTTTCCCTTCTTCATTGTGTTTTTCACTTGGATCCTTTCTATCATGAGATCTTCTTTCACATCGCGTTTCAATCTCATAAGAAATCACTTTAAGCCATCGCTTCAAGCTACTCATTCAAGATCCTTTAGAGCTTCTTCAAAAAAGTACGTACTGCGTGATGAGTACCTCACTTGACACATCCTCCCTCTGTTACCTTGCATCGAATGCATTTTCAAGTCCAGGATGTTTTGACACACTCAGGTACCATTGAATTGTGTTCCTCTTAAACTCTGGGTGCTTCCCGTCGTTCTCATCGGGCACTATCATGCTGGCTCCTACCgcaatctttcaatactgTTCGCCAATCTTTTAAACTTCGAAGCTAACGTGTATCTCAGCAGCAACATGacaaaatttgatatcaattcaaagCTTCGTATGAACTCGGGATATGACATTCCTATCCTGGGCTATGGGGTTTACCAAACGTGCAGAGACACCACCATAGAAAAGTCCAGGGCAGACTAACATTGAATTTAGTCCGGCATCTCAATGTGAAGATCTAGTGACCAAAGCTTTTGATGCGGGTTATCGTCATGTAAGAACAACTCCAAGAAAAGAGGCTTCTAGAACTCCTCTAATATGGCACAGGTTGATTCAGCTGCGGCATATCGAAATGAAGGACCTTGCGCCATTGCAATTCAGAAATCCAGCATTCCACGAGAAGATATCTTCTTTACTAGTAAAATCCCACCTCGTGCCTTGAGCTATGAGAACACGAAAGCACAAGTCGCCAAAACTCTTATGGAAACTGGGCTTGACTACATTGATCTTATGCTCATTCACGCTCCATATGGTGGGCGAGATGCTCGTAAAGGTGCTTGGAAGGCTCTAGTTGAGgctcaagaagaaggaaaaattcGCAGTCTTGGTGTCAGCAATTACGGTGTCCATCATCTCGACGAAATGgaagtttatataaaagaactcgaggaagaaagaggtaAGGGTAGAGGTGGCGTTATTGATGTTGGTCAGTGGGAACTTCATCCAGTAAGTTATCTTATCATCTACTCGTCTCAATCtcctttattttcttttttggtgCACAACTATTCAATCAAGGATCAAAATTTGAGATGAATCCTCTCGAGATAACTCTCTCGTGCTTCCacattttgttttctttcccaACTTCCCCTCAATGTCTTCGCGTAGATTTCGGTCATATTCCTTCCGAGAGACAATAGGACTAACCATAAACCAGTGGCTTGCTCGAGCTGATATTGTCTCGTGGTGTGAAAAGCGAGGCATCATTCTAGAAGCATATTCCCCTCTTGTTCGTGGCGAGAGGCATGACTCCGAACTGCTTCAACCACTCGCTAAGAAGTACAATAAAACCTCAGCCCAAATCCTACTAAGATGGAGTTTACAAAAGGGCTTTGTGCCCTTGCCAAAAACTGTTACTCCCAGCAGAATTAAGGAAAATACCGACATCTATGATTTCGAGCTCACTGCTGAGGAGATGAATGGGCTGGAAACAGGAGACTATTATGTGTGTGCTTGGGATCCTACTGTCGCTACTCTGGATCAATAGATGCAGCAATATGGAAAGTTGATAGAGATCTtgcaaattaaaaaagatgaCGTGCGTTGGAGTTACCTAATTTTGGCGTACAAATCATACATTATCAGCTGAGATTTGTCCAATGAACAATCCCGTCATCTACAACAATTTTCTATCTGTATCTGAATAGGGCATATAAAGGAGATGGCCTacatattttcgaaatgatGCAAAGAATGAAGTAAGATACTCTGTTGGTTAGTTATCAGACGAATGAAAGCTTCATGACATAAATACCTCAAATGTAGGCATACGACACTACATAACATAAAGCTAACGTCCCCATCGCCTTTAAAATTCTTGGAGGATTGAAAAATCCGGCGCAagtagatgaagaaatcacCTCGGTTCACATTTTGGTCTTGAGTACCATCGCAGCCACGTTTGAAGCAGAACACTCAAAATCAACTCCAAGCAGTAATAGTAAAGAACTATTGCTAGAGTACATAAGTATTTTCCCATCTTACCATCACCTCGTACACATCAGTAAGCATGAATCTGCCCGTCTTCCTCATTCTAGATATTCAAAGGCCTGAGTCTAGGAGGCATTAATTAACCGAACAAATCCCCTTAGTAGGTCAATGAATAACCCAATTTGCCCACCCACACCCACGCTTATCTGTGCctgaaatattattttcacgTAAGACTTGTAGCTCCGAGTACGAACGATATGTCACAGCCTCTGGTTCTTTGATTCTGTCCCCAAATCACCATCCTTATCATTTTTCAGAGCTACTTACAATGATCGGGTGCTACCAGTCCTCTGTTTAAAAGTAAACTTCAACGCGTTGAGAATTTCCAAACGACGAGATTGCTATAGTGAAGGATTTTACCTGCATGGGACACATCCCATAGCACTTCAGGATGAAGAAATCGGGTTGAGAATCACAAACTTCACTATCTATATCAAAACCACACTCCAAGCATAGTGATATTTCATATCCACTTCGATCTCTAATTACTTCTTTTGTTACTTTCATACCTGTATTTTTCTTGTTCGCTACAGAGTCTTGTTACTCTTTTCACAGTCTTGTTTCAAGAGAGAGTTCTTATCTGAAATGCGTATCATGGCTTCCTTATTTACGGCTGCGTGCATTCTGGCAGTTGGAGATGCAGCATCCAAGACTGGCGCTGCTTCTTCTAGGCAGATTTCTCAACGAACACACAAGTACTTCCCTAGTCCAGCTAAACCAATGATATTCGCCCAGACGGGCTTTACAAATACGTTACCTGTAGCATGTGCAAGTAAGTGTTTCAGGAATAATTCGCTGATCTCTATGTAACATCATATTCAGTTGACCATGAACGGAAGTCGTCcaagactttttttttttttgtagaTGAACCCATCTTTGCAGCATCGACGGCTCTAAATTGCCTCAAATCCGTTCCATTGAACTTCAacaaatctatttcattcACTGAATGTATCAAACCATATTAACAGTTTCAAAGCACTCTGGCCCATAGGCAAATCCACTTACCAAGGAGTCAACTCCCTCTTCAACTTCCAAAACAACATTTACCAGAACAATTCTTCCTATACCCCTCTTCACTTCATCTATGAAACCAGTAACTGCAGGTTTTTCTACAAAAAGTAAGATATGTACGATATGCAAGGCCTCTAGAAACGATCCGAAAACACCATTTGGGGAAATAAAAAATGTGGAGAGGGGAGCACGACGACGACAGATCACTCGTTTCCGAGTGGTGCCGATAACACGGTAGTGTATTCAAGCGCGGTGGACTCGCAATCGAGGTTGATTTCAGGATCGAGTGGAAAGAAATGGCCGCTGTGTAGTAGTGCGGATGCGACAACAACGGTTAAGAGTGGATATTTAGCACCGAAGGGTAGCTTGACTACAACTTCTGTGACTAGATCGATGATTTTGAGTGTCAATGGTGGAAGTAGAGCCAAGAATACCTCTTCTGCTAGCGCAAGTATggccacaacaacaacaatggcTAGTGCTAGTAGTACAAGTATTGGAAGTGTGGACACTAAGTAATTTAATGGCGGGGCCAGTTGCTTGCGAGATGCCTGGTGGGTGATAGCATTGACAGCTGCTGGGGGAAGCTTATTGGCTTGAAAGAGTCCATGATACATACTGAAAGTTCAAgcattttattttcttgacTGCCATAATaacctttctttttctctcgtTCGTTTTTTCTACCACTTCACAAGATGTTTGGCTACCGGGCTCTATTATACGATTCTATCGCATGATACCATATACCATTAGATCCCAGAATCTGTTGTACAATATAATCAGTTGAATCACAAAACAgttcaaaataaaaggattTGACCTCATAAAGAAGCTGTAATTAGTTTCGGTTAAGTAGATTCtattccatttcatcatgaTATACCAATACACTTTTCACATTATGCCTTCGATAGAACGCCAAATAAGAAACCCTAGCAACCTCCAACTCCCTAGATTAGTACTCAATCCTCCAtgtcctcatcctcattctttcCCGTTGGCACTTTAGTAAGAACATCAAAGGCTCCAGTGCCGACCTTGCTCATCCTTCCTATCACAATTCTACTACTTGGGTTGGCCAAGTCATCCCAATCACACTCTGCGACTGCATCTGCCAAGAAACCAACAGTTGTCTCGAAACTCATCTTCATGAAAGGACTGACACTGCCCTTCATTCCATTTCGGTTAAATGGACTGAAGCCACCACCTCTGGTCATGTAGTCtgcaatcaaattcaaatgacGCATATCTACGGCAATAGCGTGACCATCGAAAACACTGTGCAATTCCTGCACGATGGTTGATCGACAAGCCTCCACACCATAATTCTCGAGCATTGCGGCGATGTCATTGGTCGAGATCTTGTTGGGGTTGATGAATGCGGCATAATTTTGCATTGCCTTAAGATTGACACCCTCGGTATGAACCACTGGTATCTTAACCATCTTTCCTGTCTTGGAATCCTTGACTTCGTTGTCGCCATCATAGGTACATGATCCAATGCCTGGAATGTGCTGGATGAGGCAAGATCGAAgagcttcttcaacaatggAAAGCATGAGAACCTTAGGAACATCGGCATCATATTCAAGGCTAACATCGCACCACTCTGCGTTATCCTGGTCGAAGCGGAAACGAGTAATATCTTCGCATCGTTTCTTGACTTGGGCTTCGAGCTCCTCGGACGCAGCGGTTGTCTTGCGCTTTTTGCgctctccattctcatcatcaccttcatcttcatcatcactttGTGCTGCACGTGGACTGCCCCCAATTCCTTCGTCTTCCAtgtcttcaacatcttcggGCTCAGCATTTTGTGCCTGAAccgcatcatcttcatcatcgtttGCAGCATAACTAACAGCTTCAGAGCGGTTTGCTTTCTGCTTGTCGTTTgttgcatcatcatcaccgtcgtcatcttcgtcatcttcgcccatttctctctctgcaTCTGGTCTAGCCTCTTCTATAGTACCGACAGATTTTCCAATTTCTGGTACTGCAGCAGTATTTGCTTTGCCGGCCTTTTCAACCTTCTTTCGTCCCAAAGCCTTGCGTGTGAGATGTTGAAGCTTTGATGTAAACCTTCGTTGAAGTGTGAAGAGAACATCGTCAATGTCAATGGCGTAGGTTTCACAGTACTCCTTTGAAGGGAAAAGCTTGATATGAATATCGTAGATCTTAGCTTGCTGGAAAGCTACTCCACGTCCAATTCGCTCTTTGACTGTAGCCCAATCTAATACCTCagccaaagaaagaatgcTTATAGACTTGGCGAATTTTTCACATTCGTCAGGAGTTAACTCTTCGTTGAGGGTTAATGTCATTGATGGCGTTGAAATATGGTTACTTGCCGTCATGACAATTTCACGAAGACGTGGGATACCGAGTGTGACGTTCTTAGAAGAGTGGCCAGCCAAATGGAAAGTGTTGAGCGTCATTTGTGTCGACGGTTCACCTACAGACTGACCAGCAACAATACCAACAGCTTCACCAGGTTCGACGACAGACTTCAAGTATTTGGCAACGAGAACTGGTTCCAAAGCTTTTCTTGGTCCGACACCATCTGGATGATCCTTGTCTTTAACCAGACCATCTGGGTTGGTCTTCATGTAGTTCGTCAAAGTCTCGAAATATTTCTCGGATGTTGCGTATCCATATTTTCCAGGGTTGTATTCGGAAAGAACCGGATCAGGACCATTGAGATCATTCGCTTTTGCATGCTTCAAAGCTTTCTTCATCCGTTTAATGATTGcttccttctcttcaaaaataGTTTCATAGCGAGGGTCGCCATAGTTCAACTGGGCAAGCTCTGACATGAGATTCTGCAATAAGAACTTAAAGTCGGTCAAATGCTTCTGCTTGGTCACATCGAGTCCATCTTCACCataaatgaattgaatcatGGATCCGTCGGAATCTCGCACGGAAGTATCGTACTCGACCTTAAGACCCTCCATACCCTTGATCAGACATCTTTGTAGATATCCGGATCTGGAAGTTTTGACTGCGGTATCAATCAGACCTTCTCTACCAGCCATTGCGTGGAAGTAGTATTCTTGTGGCCGAATTCCAGTCAAGAAACGATTGACAATATAACCTCCCGCTCTAATATGCGTATCGAATGGCTTGAAGCATGGAAGAGATTTTCCGCTCACCATCAACGGTACTCTACGTCCTTCCAAGACTTGTTGTCCCAAATTACAAGAAATAAGATTGGCGTTGACAGCACTACCTTTGGCTCCAGAAACTGTCATATTCTGCATTTGGTTGTGCGGGAATTGTTTGACCAAGCCTTGGGGAAGACATGCATTAGTAATGGAGGTAGAAAGCTTTCCGGCGCGAGCGTTCATCAACGCGTCTAGGCCTGCTTGTTTGGAATCGTCTCTCATGACATCCTCCAATCTATTGAGTAGCTCTTGATCGGTTTCGGTAGGTTTTTGGTCTTCAAGAGAAACGTACTTGGCGGCCACCTCAAGACCAATCTTACCAGCATCTGACAAAGTCTCGATACGAGTTTGCTCGCCTTCAGGGGTGAGCCTGAGATCATCCATTCCGCAAGTGAAAGCCCTCATGTGGAGATACTTCGTGAGCAAGCGACCTAGGATACTGAGGAGCTTTCCAGCTGTAGCAGGGCCATAGACCTCATGGACAGAGTGGATAAGACCACCTCCAGCAGGGCCGATCTGTGCTTTGTCCAAAATTCCAGTAATGAACTCACCACCATTGAAAAGCACAACACCTTCCTCTGAGTCCGCACCCCATCGATCAGCTGGAGTTTGAGTTTTTCCTGTAAGAGATATTGGGGCGCAGTTGAGAGGTGTGATATTTTTTAAGATTGTTGTGATGACCTGCTTTCCAGTCCAACGTGCGACAGGTTTAATGATCGCAGGTGGCACGGTCACTATGCGCTCGCCTACAATATGTCCACTTTCTGGGCGAATACAATTGTAGATAAGTTGTTGATAGGTAGCTCGATCAAAGTACGTATCTTTGTTACACATCCAAACGGAAACGGAAATGTGATCTTGAATTAAACCTCTTAGAGGTTTACCAGCGGTTGCACTTAGATATTGATGATCAGTGTCAGCAATCTGCAGCGCTTCTGCCCGGGCAACTTCGGTTTGTGGGAAATGCATGTTCATTTCGTCTCCATCGAAATCAGCATTGTAGGTGTTACAGTTGGCGTAGTGCATGCGAATTGTCTTCTCTCCTGGGAGTACTCTGGCTCTGTGGCCCATAATAGAGGGCTTATGCAGAGTTGGTTGACGATTCATGAGCACAACATCTCCGTTGGTAAGATGTCGATAAACTTTCTTGTTGCGAGCACCGCTAGCCCCATTACTGGACGAGGCAAGCAATTGATTCGCCAGTGCCATTCTCTCGTCCTGTGTCTTTGAGCGTAGATTGATGACTTGTCCATTCTCGTTTTCGATTGCAGCGGCACCAGGCCATTTGTCGACACCATTAATAACTGCTTGCTGCATTTCCTTGAAGTTATGACTTGTGACAGGTTCTGGGTATGTGAGCTTTTTGGCGAAAACAGGAGGAACACCGATTTCGTTCGTTTCGATATTTGGATCTGGAGAGATGACGGAGCGAGCGGCAAAGTTGACACGTTTACCCATCATATTCTTTCTGAAAAGAccttcctttttctccaattttTGCTTGATaccatcttcatttttctttccagcTGCACCTTGGATGGGATTTCGatctctatcaatcaatgaatTAACAGCGTCCTGCATCGAACAACAGGCTTCTTGGAGGTCAAAgaaatctctctttctcaatgttTGGCTTTGCGACGGCCTATCGGGATTCTGTATATCAAGATAAATTTGGTTCACAGTATCAGCACTCTTTAAGATCTGCTTGTACAAAGAATTTTGTTGTGCTTCAGCAATTTCACCATCGCCTGTCTTCGCTTCGGGGCGATATCTATTTGGAGGGACAAGAAGTGTTTGTAGGAAGAACATATCAGCCTTGACCGCGGATGGCTTCTTGGCGGATGATCGGGAATTGTAGACAAGGGACAgaatttcttgttctttttcgAACAGCAATGTCAATGATGCTTTAACTTCCATAGCATCTACATATCGCTGCGGTAGTGGTGCGACTCGAGGTTTAGAGCTTGAAGTTGCGGAGCCATCCATGACCACATCCCCATCCACGTCGAGGCTTTCGCCTTCGCCTTCGTCCTCATCCTCGTTGGATTCCAAGTCTATATCTGCAATACCTTCGTCGCCATCCCGATCTTTCTTCTCACCATGAACCAATTGAACGGCATTCACAGCTCGATAGCTGCCTTGAGCCATCTTGGCCTTGTCTTTGACACTCAAAGATTTCTCGAAAATCTTCACATATCGGTCCTTTCGGTAAGTTGGAGATATACCTTGACAGTTTCCACATAGCCTTCCTGCAGTTATTGCTTTCATGAAGCTCTTAACTACAACTCGGCGTGCTTCAGCCACACCTTCatgcttttctcttctccattcccatccaGAGGCCTTAGCGGCCTTCAGCTCCTTTTTGACAAATGCAAGTCGTCTTCGAATGACACTGTCGATGGGAGACTCGTCGTCAGAATCGCTAGCAggctcttctccttcttttgGCTGAGCAACTTCGatattttcaatctcctcGGCGGCGCTGAGCAGACCTTGTTGAATCAGGCGCAATTTGCAAACATATCGATTGACCTCCTTGCGCGACATTCTGAACTGATGGCAGTACTTGCATTTTGATCGCAATAATCGCAAAACTTGGTCCATAAAAGTTGGGTGGTAAACGGGAGCGGGTAAGTCGATATGGCCTGCATGACCAGGGCAGGAAAAGGAACTGAGGTTACATGTTGTGCAGCTTTCTAATGTTAGTATTATATGCAATTGAATGGATAATTACTTACTTGTTATCACCCCATGCGCCTAAAGCTGGATCATAAAGACCTCCTGGAACTGGGTGAAGAAGACTGTCAAAAGTAACAGGATTCTCTATCCTCTTCACAGAGAGAGATTTGATCTCAGCCGTTGAAAGAAATGCAAAGTCAACGCTCTCAATGGCTGACGGAACTGGCTGTGAGATATTCATTATGATTGGCAGTTAACGCTAAAGCAGGAATACTGCCATAGGTTGTCTGAttagattgaaaatttgcGATTCCGTAGAGTTCGCAAGTTGAAGCTTCAAtgtaaatacaaaaaaagtTCCTTCCGTCGGGGAAACTTTTTTTTCGCCGACCCCCGGTCTTGATAAGGCAGTACGATAACCCCATCTACTGATCACGTGTTAACTGAAGTTCTAGGGTTTTGGTATGGCCAGACAGAGCTTCTTCATGATTCGCGTGTGAGTATTTAACGATTACGATAGGATACTTCAAGATCACCAACTTAGTGTATGTGCGCCATacgtttcttttctaataCATAATTGATAAACATATATCTTTGACAACATGGATCGAGGGAAAGCTTCTCCAATCCTAGCACCTCGACATGATTCCTCCAGCCGTGTTGGCAAGCCAGAGTCTGCTGCTGAGAAGCTCGCATCTTTGAAAGCTAGAGTCGCAGCTGCAGTCGGTGGTAGCAAGGCGAAGGGTGGATTGAATGTTGGTTTACATCCTATGCTTGCGAAAGGAGGGTTGAATGTCGATCTTCACCCAGCACTACAAGACCTTGGACAATACAAGCCCTCAAAATCAACTGCGCCCAAGTTCGCAACCAGCATCGGAAATGCTCGCCCTCAACAAGAAAAGGCGACGGCGAAGCCTAGGAAGCAACTTGATATTTCGGGGCCTTCAACGGAAGAAATCCGCAACAACCCATACTTTGACATGAGCCTAGGTGGGCAAACGGCAACGCCAAAGAATAGACATTCGAGACAACTAGTTTTCAACCAGAAAGGGAAATATATAGCACAAGCGAATGCACTTCGAAGACAGGCCGCCCTAGAGGCTATGAAAAAGCGTATCGCCGAGTCTTCGCGAAAGATTGGTATTGACGAGGATATTGATACCGAGAAGAAATTTCTTGTTGAAGCACCGCCAGAGATCGAATGGTGGGACGAAGGCCTGGTAGATGGCAAAAATTATGACGATATTTCGAATCCAAAGACACTCAAAATCGGTACCCCAGACTCAATTATTACAGAATATGTTCAGCATCCCGTTTTACTTGAACCGCCTCAAGAAAAGAATGCGCCTGCGCCTAAGCCTATGTTCCTGACCGCGAAAGAGCAAGCTAAACTACGGAGGCAGCGTCGAATGGCTGAATTGAAGGAACAGCAAGCAAAGATCAGACTTGGATTGGAACCTGCGCCGCCTCCAAAGGTCAAGAAGGGAAATCTCATGCGTGTATTGGGAGAAGAAGCTGTCAAGGATCCAACCGCAGTCGAAGCTCGCGTCAACCGAGAAATTGCAGATCGACACCAGAAACATGTCGAGACAAACCAAGATCGAAAATTGACAAAAGAACAGAGACATGAGAAACTGGCTGCTAACCAGGAGAAGGATGCTGCAAAGGGCATCCATGCGTTAGTATTTAAGATTGGGAGCCTTGCGAATGGTAGTCACAGATTCAAAATCGCCAAAAACGCAGAGCAGCATGCTCTCACAGGCATTTGTATTCTACATCCAAGATTCA is part of the Botrytis cinerea B05.10 chromosome 13, complete sequence genome and harbors:
- the Bcdom34 gene encoding Bcdom34 produces the protein MRLLEQHIERDGSGTITLMPEEPEDMWHAYNLITPTDILRASALRKISRETATGSVTTTRTHCTLSISVVSLDFDPQAGQLHVKGRISEENLYVKVGAYHTLDLELNRKFTIAKIDGWDSVALDVVKEAIREDKEGVVPAVVMQEGMANICLITEHQTILKQRIETRIPKKRAGMAGDFDNGMKRFYQTVLETLLRYVDITHQRPLLLASPGFVAQGFQKYILEEASRTGKKAVLANKNNFVVVHSSSGHLHSLNEILTSPEVLAKLSNTKYARETRFMDEFMTMLRKDDGRAWYGPAEVEKAVEQGAVGAGGGVLLISNELFRSQEIGVRKRWVKVVDKVKNDGGEARVLSSDHESGKRLEGLGGIAAILTYPLEDLDEESEEEIENEEDATAKGVQAMVI
- the Bcrpa190 gene encoding Bcrpa190; the protein is MNISQPVPSAIESVDFAFLSTAEIKSLSVKRIENPVTFDSLLHPVPGGLYDPALGAWGDNNCTTCNLSSFSCPGHAGHIDLPAPVYHPTFMDQVLRLLRSKCKYCHQFRMSRKEVNRYVCKLRLIQQGLLSAAEEIENIEVAQPKEGEEPASDSDDESPIDSVIRRRLAFVKKELKAAKASGWEWRREKHEGVAEARRVVVKSFMKAITAGRLCGNCQGISPTYRKDRYVKIFEKSLSVKDKAKMAQGSYRAVNAVQLVHGEKKDRDGDEGIADIDLESNEDEDEGEGESLDVDGDVVMDGSATSSSKPRVAPLPQRYVDAMEVKASLTLLFEKEQEILSLVYNSRSSAKKPSAVKADMFFLQTLLVPPNRYRPEAKTGDGEIAEAQQNSLYKQILKSADTVNQIYLDIQNPDRPSQSQTLRKRDFFDLQEACCSMQDAVNSLIDRDRNPIQGAAGKKNEDGIKQKLEKKEGLFRKNMMGKRVNFAARSVISPDPNIETNEIGVPPVFAKKLTYPEPVTSHNFKEMQQAVINGVDKWPGAAAIENENGQVINLRSKTQDERMALANQLLASSSNGASGARNKKVYRHLTNGDVVLMNRQPTLHKPSIMGHRARVLPGEKTIRMHYANCNTYNADFDGDEMNMHFPQTEVARAEALQIADTDHQYLSATAGKPLRGLIQDHISVSVWMCNKDTYFDRATYQQLIYNCIRPESGHIVGERIVTVPPAIIKPVARWTGKQVITTILKNITPLNCAPISLTGKTQTPADRWGADSEEGVVLFNGGEFITGILDKAQIGPAGGGLIHSVHEVYGPATAGKLLSILGRLLTKYLHMRAFTCGMDDLRLTPEGEQTRIETLSDAGKIGLEVAAKYVSLEDQKPTETDQELLNRLEDVMRDDSKQAGLDALMNARAGKLSTSITNACLPQGLVKQFPHNQMQNMTVSGAKGSAVNANLISCNLGQQVLEGRRVPLMVSGKSLPCFKPFDTHIRAGGYIVNRFLTGIRPQEYYFHAMAGREGLIDTAVKTSRSGYLQRCLIKGMEGLKVEYDTSVRDSDGSMIQFIYGEDGLDVTKQKHLTDFKFLLQNLMSELAQLNYGDPRYETIFEEKEAIIKRMKKALKHAKANDLNGPDPVLSEYNPGKYGYATSEKYFETLTNYMKTNPDGLVKDKDHPDGVGPRKALEPVLVAKYLKSVVEPGEAVGIVAGQSVGEPSTQMTLNTFHLAGHSSKNVTLGIPRLREIVMTASNHISTPSMTLTLNEELTPDECEKFAKSISILSLAEVLDWATVKERIGRGVAFQQAKIYDIHIKLFPSKEYCETYAIDIDDVLFTLQRRFTSKLQHLTRKALGRKKVEKAGKANTAAVPEIGKSVGTIEEARPDAEREMGEDDEDDDGDDDATNDKQKANRSEAVSYAANDDEDDAVQAQNAEPEDVEDMEDEGIGGSPRAAQSDDEDEGDDENGERKKRKTTAASEELEAQVKKRCEDITRFRFDQDNAEWCDVSLEYDADVPKVLMLSIVEEALRSCLIQHIPGIGSCTYDGDNEVKDSKTGKMVKIPVVHTEGVNLKAMQNYAAFINPNKISTNDIAAMLENYGVEACRSTIVQELHSVFDGHAIAVDMRHLNLIADYMTRGGGFSPFNRNGMKGSVSPFMKMSFETTVGFLADAVAECDWDDLANPSSRIVIGRMSKVGTGAFDVLTKVPTGKNEDEDMED